A single window of Cryptococcus depauperatus CBS 7841 chromosome 2, complete sequence DNA harbors:
- a CDS encoding glutaredoxin, producing the protein MGSSSSSPNMTADIKKLVDKTIADNRVVIFSKSYCSFSKKVKEYLANDTKDIVVLQLDERDDGSAIQAYLKQLNGQATVPYIYINKEFIGGSSELTRLSHQQIKEKIAAA; encoded by the exons ATGGGTTCCTCCAGCTCTTCACCCAACATGACCGCCGACATCAAGAAACTGGTTGATAAGACCATTGCCGACAACAGAGTTGTCATTTTCTCCAAATCTTATTGCAGT TTCAGCAAGAAGGTCAAAGAATATCTTGCCAATGACACCAAAGACATTGTCGTCTTGCA ACTTGACGAGCGAGATGACGGCT CTGCTATCCAAGCTTACCTCAAACAACTCAACGGCCAGGCAACCGTCCCATATATCTATATTAACAAGGAATTTATTGGTGGATCCAGCGAGCTTACTAGACTGTCTCACCAGcaaatcaaagagaagattgcTGCTGCCTAA